From the Juglans microcarpa x Juglans regia isolate MS1-56 chromosome 3D, Jm3101_v1.0, whole genome shotgun sequence genome, the window AACTACCATAAAAATCAGGGATGTAGGAGTAATTACCATGGGGAATTCACTCGCTTTTCACAGTTCAACAACGTCATGGTTTCTTCGTACTGCCAAGGATATGGAGTATTGGCCAAACTACCATAAAAATCAGGGATGTAGGAGTAATTACCATTCTGAATACCTGAGTCTACAACTCTGATTGTTTGGAAAGTGTAATTGATTTCCTGTACGTAGTGTTCTACGGATAGCAAGTATAACACAGTTTGGTTGTCCTGATCACATGACAGGGCAAACCTTGGGTTGTCGCAGTTTGGAGGATCGTCTTCCAATCGAAATGGAGAGCTTATGTTGGAGATATTGCCGCAGGAAGAAGGAACACAGTCCTGATTTGAATCCTTAGCACTGCAAGTTTGATAAAAAAGTAGCACAACTAGAACGATAAGGGCCATGAGTTCTGCAGGAAGGGACAGTACACCTGTCTTCattctgagagagagaaagagagagagagtatagcGCATAGCTTCCACAACTGTGAACAAACAATATTATAGAAGTTGTTTGTTTCAGAAATTAGTTTGGCGTAAGCAGCTACGTCACACgttgctaattaattattatgcgTTATTTACACAGTGAGttgatatgaaataaaaattaaatgttgaaaagaatattattattatttgaaaatttaaaaaatatatttatgtttattatattttatgtaaaaatttaaaaaaattataataatgatataaaacatttttactatccttaattttcatttttaggccaatttttatattttgaaattagttggattacatttatttatattttgaaattagttagattacatttatttatattttttcggATCATTGCGTCAATAAATTTGAGACTGTATGATAGTTTTCCTTTTCATCCCGAGAGGCTGAGAAAACAGATCAGACAAGTATTTGCTCGATCGTAATAAGAATGGCAAAGTCATATTTCTTCTTGTTTGTGGTTTTCATCTTACACCCCGTCCGAGCCCAAAATGATGATTGTGCTGATTCATTTCGGTGTGGCGGTCACGGCCCAGCCATCCGATTTTCTTTCCGACTCAAAGACCGCCACCCGGACTACTGTGGCTTTCCTGGGTTTAATTTGTCCTGCTCCGATACACACGATATAGTGCTCGAGCTGCCaatttcaatcaagctttttgTCAAAAAGATTGACTACAAATCTCAGGAAATTCAAGTATATCATCCTGATCGTTGCTTTCAAAAAGGGATCCGGCGACTCAATTTATTTTCCTCACCTTCCCAATTCACAGGAATATATCAATACCAGCTTGATGACTTTGCCTTTTTCAATTGTTCCCATAGTAGTAAAGGAGAAGAACAGAGTCATCCGCGTGCGATTTCTTGTCTTAATGACCCTAGCTATAGCCACCAAGTTTATGCCTTGCGTACTGATGCCGACATCAACCAGTTGCCCACACTACCTTGTAGAAAGACGTATAGTGTTAGATCAATTTCACATCCTATTGTATATTTTCCTGATCATATCCTTTATTTGAACTGGTCTAGACCAGCTTGCAGAAAATGTGAACTGGAAGGCATGAATTGTAGATCAATGAATATTAATAGCAGTAGTACCGAGTCAAAAACTCAGTGCTTCCCCAAACACAAAAAAGATATCATCTTCTATACAATTACCACCAATTTCTTAACAATTTTGCAGGCTTAGCTTGTAATAGATGATCTTCTGATGATTATATAtgtcaaattaatattttacaagtgCATCAACCAAATTAGTGACCACTGGTAAGTTAGTTATCCCTTGGCTTTTTATATTAGAAAGTTTTCCGACGTACGTACTAATTAATCGGGGAAGACGTGAGCTCTTGACTTGGtgaatatttgatatatatgcAGGTGCCATTTTAGGTCCAACTCTTTTACTTATGCTTGCCTTCGCACTTTATCGCGTCTATAGTCATGACAAAGCAGAAAAAGAATATCAGAAGAAGATTGAAAATTTCTTGGACGATTATAGAAGCTACAAGCCCACGAGATACTTGTACGCTGATCTTAAAAGGATTACAAATCAGTTTACCGAGAAATTGGGCGAAGGAGCCTATGGAACAGTGTTCAGAGGAAAATTTTCTAATGAAATCCACGTTGACATGAAGATCTTGAA encodes:
- the LOC121253821 gene encoding putative RING-H2 finger protein ATL21A, coding for MAKSYFFLFVVFILHPVRAQNDDCADSFRCGGHGPAIRFSFRLKDRHPDYCGFPGFNLSCSDTHDIVLELPISIKLFVKKIDYKSQEIQVYHPDRCFQKGIRRLNLFSSPSQFTGIYQYQLDDFAFFNCSHSSKGEEQSHPRAISCLNDPSYSHQVYALRTDADINQLPTLPCRKTYSVRSISHPIVYFPDHILYLNWSRPACRKCELEGMNCRSMNINSSSTESKTQCFPKHKKDIIFYTITTNFLTILQA